A genomic segment from Pseudomonadota bacterium encodes:
- the xerC gene encoding tyrosine recombinase XerC produces the protein MSGTQEKHEQIARFLDHLHYERRLSAHTVSAYRRDLSAFAQFCTTQALTDLTSAQTLDVRQFAARLNRLGKAPASIQRHLSAVRMFFQFLVGQGDLTINPAVDVQAPKKRRKLPNALDVDAMNALLELGADDPLAIRDRTMMELLYSSGLRLAELVSLDLDSLDRRDRELRVVGKGGKERVLPIGRRAIEALEVWLGARAQLANEQEQAVFVGRNGRRLSHRSVQARIKYWARRQGVDMNVYPHLFRHSFATHLLESGGDLRAVQELLGHADISTTQIYTHLDFQHLARTYDKAHPRARRKATPKKVS, from the coding sequence ATGAGCGGCACACAGGAAAAACACGAGCAGATCGCGCGTTTCCTGGATCACTTGCACTACGAGCGTCGCCTCAGCGCACACACCGTCTCGGCGTATCGTCGCGACCTCAGTGCGTTCGCGCAGTTTTGCACAACCCAAGCGCTCACCGATTTGACGTCTGCCCAGACCCTCGATGTGCGTCAATTTGCGGCGCGCCTCAATCGGTTGGGCAAAGCCCCAGCGAGCATTCAACGGCATTTGTCTGCCGTCCGGATGTTCTTCCAATTTCTGGTGGGACAAGGCGATCTTACGATCAATCCGGCTGTCGATGTGCAGGCTCCCAAAAAACGACGCAAACTGCCCAACGCCTTGGATGTCGACGCGATGAACGCGCTGCTCGAGCTCGGCGCCGACGATCCACTGGCGATTCGCGATCGCACCATGATGGAGCTTTTGTATTCGTCGGGACTGCGACTTGCGGAGCTGGTCTCACTCGATCTGGATAGCCTGGATCGTCGTGATCGTGAGCTTCGAGTGGTTGGCAAGGGCGGCAAAGAACGGGTATTGCCGATCGGACGGCGGGCCATCGAGGCGCTGGAGGTGTGGCTTGGCGCACGAGCGCAGCTCGCTAACGAACAGGAGCAGGCCGTCTTCGTCGGGCGCAATGGTCGTCGACTCAGCCACCGCTCGGTGCAGGCACGCATAAAATACTGGGCACGACGTCAGGGTGTGGACATGAATGTCTACCCGCATCTTTTTCGCCACTCTTTCGCGACGCATCTTCTGGAGTCAGGAGGCGATCTGCGCGCCGTACAGGAGCTGCTGGGCCACGCCGACATCTCCACCACTCAGATCTATACACACCTTGATTTTCAACATCTTGCCCGCACCTACGATAAGGCGCACCCGCGCGCGCGCCGCAAAGCCACACCGAAAAAGGTGAGTTGA
- a CDS encoding putative 2OG-Fe(II) oxygenase — translation MSALQYDVQPLFATPFFRASLADAITQDQIDFVKNLKMIKNRQNLISENLYIFEEPEMKSIKDAVQQALDAYAGEIMGISQRLYVTQSWGLANPPGVGMHSHAHSNSLVSGSLYFAPLPDPPSRVVFDKHVMYQRLELNPDPNKQNIYNTPVNVVTPEQGEVLLFPSEINHLVETNSASEDRWAIAFNCFVHGKLGNYRDVSELTL, via the coding sequence ATGTCAGCACTGCAATATGACGTGCAGCCGCTTTTCGCGACGCCGTTTTTTCGGGCCTCTTTGGCCGACGCGATTACGCAAGATCAGATCGATTTTGTTAAGAATCTCAAAATGATCAAGAATCGGCAGAATCTCATCTCTGAGAATCTGTATATCTTCGAAGAGCCTGAAATGAAAAGCATCAAAGACGCGGTGCAACAGGCGCTCGATGCCTATGCCGGGGAAATTATGGGCATTTCTCAGCGTCTCTATGTTACCCAGTCTTGGGGCTTGGCCAACCCGCCTGGTGTCGGCATGCACTCGCATGCGCACTCAAACTCGCTGGTGTCAGGCTCACTGTACTTTGCGCCGCTCCCGGATCCGCCATCACGTGTGGTGTTTGATAAACACGTGATGTACCAGCGCCTAGAGCTTAATCCGGACCCAAACAAGCAAAACATCTACAACACCCCGGTGAATGTGGTGACGCCTGAGCAAGGTGAGGTGCTGTTGTTTCCATCCGAAATCAACCATCTGGTGGAAACCAATAGCGCCAGCGAAGATCGCTGGGCGATCGCCTTCAATTGCTTTGTGCACGGAAAACTGGGCAATTATCGCGACGTGTCGGAGCTCACGCTGTAA
- the dapF gene encoding diaminopimelate epimerase — translation MSLRFTKMEGTGNDFVVIDTRHQSVSLTTEHIRFLADRRIGIGCDQLLVIAAPEQSDHQIAYRIFNADGQEVQQCGNGARALGAYVGLEHPVDTPIYMESMSGVIVAQLLPDGAVSVNMGTPRFEPAVLPFLAPAQATEYVLDVGPQSVEFGAVSMGNPHAVIPVDKVDDADVAGIGQALQSHPSFPESVNVGFMQVLSKQAIKLRVYERGVGETLACGTGACAAVAVSHTLGKTSGKVMVHAPGGDLLVSWAGDGQNAWLSGACNRVFEGTITL, via the coding sequence ATGTCATTGCGCTTTACGAAAATGGAAGGCACCGGTAACGACTTTGTGGTTATCGACACTCGCCATCAGTCGGTGAGTCTAACGACCGAACACATCCGCTTCCTCGCTGATCGACGCATTGGCATCGGCTGCGATCAACTGCTGGTGATTGCGGCACCCGAACAATCCGATCATCAAATCGCCTACCGTATTTTCAACGCAGACGGCCAAGAAGTGCAGCAATGCGGCAATGGTGCACGTGCGCTCGGTGCCTATGTGGGTCTCGAGCACCCGGTCGACACACCCATCTATATGGAATCGATGTCCGGAGTGATTGTGGCGCAGCTCCTGCCGGATGGCGCGGTGAGCGTCAACATGGGCACTCCACGCTTTGAACCCGCCGTACTGCCGTTCTTGGCGCCTGCTCAAGCCACTGAGTATGTGCTCGATGTGGGTCCTCAGAGCGTTGAATTTGGTGCTGTATCGATGGGCAATCCGCATGCGGTTATTCCAGTCGACAAGGTCGATGACGCGGATGTGGCCGGCATCGGCCAGGCGCTCCAGTCTCACCCATCGTTCCCCGAGTCGGTCAATGTCGGCTTCATGCAGGTGCTTAGTAAACAGGCCATCAAGCTGAGAGTGTACGAGCGAGGTGTCGGTGAAACGCTCGCGTGCGGCACCGGCGCGTGCGCGGCGGTGGCGGTGTCACACACTTTGGGCAAAACCAGTGGCAAAGTGATGGTGCATGCGCCTGGAGGGGATTTATTGGTAAGTTGGGCCGGAGACGGGCAAAATGCGTGGCTATCCGGTGCTTGCAACCGCGTTTTTGAAGGAACGATCACTTTATGA
- the hslV gene encoding ATP-dependent protease subunit HslV has product MEQIRGTTILSVRRHGKVVVGGDGQATLGNTVMKGNVRKVRHLYGGKVLAGFAGGTADAFTLFERFEGKLEQYGNLTRAAIELAKDWRTDRMLRRLEALLCVADATTSLLISGNGDVIEPEDNLVAIGSGGPFAQAAARALLDNTDLSAREVVTKGLSIAGDICIYTNHNLVIEELDAE; this is encoded by the coding sequence ATGGAGCAAATCCGGGGAACTACGATTTTATCGGTCCGCCGTCACGGCAAGGTGGTGGTGGGCGGCGACGGCCAGGCAACGCTGGGCAACACGGTGATGAAAGGCAACGTGCGTAAAGTACGCCACTTATACGGTGGCAAAGTGCTGGCCGGGTTTGCCGGCGGCACCGCGGATGCCTTTACCTTATTTGAGCGCTTCGAGGGCAAACTCGAGCAATACGGCAACCTCACACGCGCCGCCATTGAACTGGCCAAAGATTGGCGCACCGATCGCATGCTGCGCCGTCTTGAGGCCCTTCTTTGTGTGGCGGATGCGACAACGAGTCTGCTCATCTCAGGCAATGGCGATGTCATAGAGCCAGAAGACAACCTCGTCGCAATCGGCTCAGGTGGGCCGTTTGCGCAAGCCGCCGCCCGCGCGTTGCTCGATAACACAGATCTGTCCGCGCGCGAGGTCGTCACGAAAGGCCTGTCGATCGCGGGCGACATCTGCATATACACGAATCACAATCTGGTGATCGAAGAACTGGACGCCGAGTAG
- a CDS encoding DUF484 family protein, giving the protein MSIPRKASAVTTSDLLDDDQVIDYLKAQPDFFERHSDLLAHLALPHDTGGSAVSLVERQATIMRERNEKLDKKLRELINVARTNQALSDKTHHLTISLMNADTIVDVLQFVEASLREDFGSERAALVLFMQPEASPDLQSNNFMRRISPDDPALSAFGTFLDGGKPRCGQIRDAQREFLFGPDNSEVGSAALLPLAHQPSLGMLAIGNHNAQHFHPAMSTDFLVRLAQSVTAALQRFRHQLI; this is encoded by the coding sequence ATGAGCATCCCGCGTAAAGCCTCTGCCGTGACCACCTCCGACCTGCTCGATGACGACCAGGTCATTGACTACCTAAAAGCCCAGCCCGATTTTTTTGAGCGCCACAGCGATCTTTTGGCGCATCTAGCGCTGCCGCACGATACGGGCGGCTCCGCCGTGTCGCTGGTCGAACGCCAAGCGACCATCATGCGAGAGCGCAACGAAAAGCTCGACAAAAAGCTGCGCGAACTCATCAACGTAGCGCGCACAAACCAGGCGCTATCGGACAAAACGCATCACCTGACGATCTCGCTGATGAACGCTGACACCATTGTCGACGTGCTGCAGTTTGTCGAGGCGTCGCTACGCGAGGACTTCGGATCCGAGCGCGCGGCGCTCGTCCTGTTCATGCAGCCTGAGGCCAGCCCGGACCTTCAGTCGAATAATTTTATGCGCCGTATCTCGCCGGACGATCCGGCGCTCAGCGCCTTCGGCACCTTCCTCGACGGCGGCAAACCGCGCTGCGGGCAGATCCGCGATGCCCAGCGCGAGTTTTTGTTTGGCCCCGACAACAGCGAAGTAGGCTCCGCCGCGCTGCTGCCTCTGGCGCATCAACCCAGCCTGGGCATGCTCGCGATTGGCAATCACAATGCGCAGCATTTTCATCCTGCGATGAGCACCGATTTTCTCGTGCGCCTGGCCCAGTCTGTCACCGCCGCGCTGCAGCGTTTTCGTCATCAGCTGATCTGA
- a CDS encoding NAD-dependent epimerase/dehydratase family protein, translating into MRHPTLIVGAGYIGTRLITELSQRGVNTLAAVSRERSAARLKKDGIQALCIDLDDPSASLELPLLDSVVYLVPPRRDSDDDTRFARLLDALPDCVSTVLYVSTTGVYGDQQGRRVDETCPPAPQSGRAHRRLNAERLVQQHCEAHDRAWFIARVPGIYGPGRLPLQSIAERRPIIQLSEANPGNRIHRDDLAFSLADLLTLGRDGALIHRIYNIGDNHHMSGSQFTLEVARLADLTPPPQISREQMKASASAIRWSFLAESRRLDSRRLTAVLTKPLRYADPVDGICASLEAPDDPAA; encoded by the coding sequence ATGAGACACCCGACCCTTATCGTCGGTGCTGGCTACATTGGTACTCGGCTAATTACGGAGTTATCGCAGCGCGGTGTGAACACACTCGCCGCGGTATCCCGCGAGCGCAGTGCTGCACGCCTTAAGAAAGACGGTATTCAGGCGCTGTGCATTGATCTCGATGACCCATCCGCATCGCTCGAGCTGCCGCTGCTCGACAGTGTGGTGTATCTCGTCCCACCACGGCGCGACAGTGATGACGATACGCGATTCGCCCGGTTGCTCGATGCGCTGCCCGACTGCGTGAGCACCGTTTTGTATGTGAGCACCACCGGCGTGTACGGCGACCAGCAGGGTCGCCGTGTCGATGAAACTTGCCCACCCGCGCCACAAAGTGGTCGCGCCCATCGACGACTCAATGCCGAACGTCTCGTTCAGCAGCATTGCGAAGCCCATGATCGCGCCTGGTTTATCGCCCGTGTCCCTGGAATTTACGGACCCGGCCGGCTGCCACTTCAGTCTATTGCTGAACGTCGTCCGATTATTCAGTTGAGCGAAGCGAATCCAGGCAACCGAATACATCGCGATGATTTGGCGTTTTCACTCGCCGACTTGCTCACGCTCGGCCGCGACGGCGCCCTCATCCATCGCATCTATAACATCGGTGACAACCATCACATGAGCGGTAGCCAATTCACACTCGAAGTCGCTCGTCTTGCAGATCTGACGCCACCGCCGCAGATATCGCGCGAACAGATGAAAGCCTCCGCCAGCGCCATTCGATGGTCGTTCTTGGCGGAATCACGCCGTCTCGACAGTCGACGCCTGACGGCCGTGCTCACCAAACCCTTGCGTTATGCCGACCCGGTCGATGGCATTTGCGCCTCGCTCGAGGCGCCAGACGACCCGGCGGCTTAA
- a CDS encoding ParA family protein gives MRHIMVLNAKGGCGKSTLATNIAGFYADEGKSVALADFDPQRSSLDWLDTRPSHLPTIEGVKGFDGGLKGVSRGTDIVVLDAPARSHGKELTALLNHAETVVVPVLPSTIDMQATSEFLKEIYASGRYKRKQIKVGLIGNRVRENTLIFDELDQYLNKQRAAYIASLREAQNYVRAYSRGYSIFDLPEYIAWPDWEQWDPVVQWLDSKRSQP, from the coding sequence ATGCGGCACATCATGGTTCTTAACGCCAAAGGCGGTTGCGGTAAAAGCACGCTGGCCACCAATATCGCCGGTTTTTACGCCGACGAAGGGAAAAGCGTCGCCTTGGCCGACTTCGATCCGCAGCGATCTTCTCTCGACTGGCTCGATACTCGACCCAGTCATTTGCCCACGATTGAGGGCGTGAAAGGCTTCGACGGCGGCCTAAAAGGCGTGTCGCGCGGTACCGATATTGTGGTGCTCGACGCGCCAGCGCGCAGTCACGGCAAAGAGCTCACCGCGCTTTTAAACCACGCCGAGACGGTGGTTGTTCCGGTGTTGCCATCGACCATCGACATGCAGGCCACGTCGGAGTTTCTCAAAGAGATCTACGCCAGCGGTCGGTATAAGCGCAAGCAGATTAAAGTGGGTCTGATCGGTAATCGCGTGCGCGAAAACACGCTGATCTTTGACGAACTTGATCAATATTTGAACAAACAGCGAGCGGCGTATATCGCGTCGTTACGCGAGGCACAAAACTATGTGCGCGCGTACTCACGCGGCTACAGTATCTTTGACTTACCTGAATACATCGCCTGGCCTGATTGGGAGCAATGGGATCCAGTTGTGCAGTGGCTCGATAGCAAACGCAGTCAACCCTGA
- a CDS encoding 2Fe-2S iron-sulfur cluster-binding protein translates to MSESKSHLVKMRAQKKAFFCAADQRVLDAALDAGHALPHSCRGGNCGRCVAQVSGPYDYDRPTPPPGITAEQRQGGQALLCQIVPQGPLVIDVAHHSTPDVAPVIRIPSRIVRRERVAPDVMKLSLQLPRTQPIVFEPGQYLDVLLDRGRRRSYSIANWPTSEDQSDQEEAGATLRAAAGLELHIRRVEGGVFSRIAFDESATSLLRIEGPLGRFGWRPHAGPVVLVAGGTGYAPIKSMLLSRIARGETHPTHLFWGARNQADLYEHDAVRAWQQAHDWFTYTPVLRDSAENPRRLYEHAVERFVELDNAMMYVAGPPGLIQRIESVARDLQIDPDRVITDSFDYAVT, encoded by the coding sequence GTGTCTGAAAGTAAAAGCCATTTGGTTAAAATGCGGGCGCAGAAAAAGGCCTTTTTCTGCGCGGCGGACCAGCGTGTGCTCGATGCGGCACTGGATGCCGGTCACGCGCTGCCGCATAGCTGTCGCGGTGGAAACTGCGGACGGTGCGTGGCTCAGGTGTCGGGCCCGTACGATTACGATCGACCGACACCGCCACCTGGCATTACCGCTGAGCAGCGACAGGGCGGTCAGGCCCTCCTGTGCCAGATCGTGCCGCAGGGCCCGTTGGTGATCGATGTGGCGCATCACTCCACTCCAGACGTTGCACCGGTCATTCGAATTCCCAGCCGCATTGTGCGACGCGAGCGCGTGGCGCCCGACGTGATGAAACTGTCGCTGCAGCTGCCGCGTACCCAACCGATTGTGTTTGAGCCTGGGCAGTATCTGGATGTGCTGCTCGATCGAGGGCGACGACGCAGCTACTCAATCGCCAACTGGCCAACTTCGGAAGATCAATCCGATCAAGAGGAGGCCGGCGCCACACTTCGCGCAGCGGCGGGGCTTGAGCTCCATATCCGACGCGTCGAAGGTGGGGTATTTTCACGCATTGCGTTCGATGAGTCGGCCACGAGTCTTTTGCGAATTGAAGGTCCGCTGGGTCGATTTGGTTGGCGGCCCCATGCCGGTCCGGTGGTACTGGTGGCTGGTGGTACCGGGTATGCACCGATCAAATCGATGTTGCTGTCGCGAATTGCGCGAGGCGAAACGCATCCCACCCATCTATTTTGGGGGGCGCGCAATCAGGCCGACCTGTACGAACACGATGCGGTGCGCGCGTGGCAGCAAGCGCACGATTGGTTCACCTATACGCCCGTGCTGCGCGATTCGGCGGAGAATCCCAGGCGCTTGTATGAGCATGCGGTGGAGCGCTTTGTCGAGCTCGACAATGCGATGATGTATGTCGCGGGTCCGCCGGGTCTTATTCAGCGCATCGAATCGGTGGCGCGCGATCTGCAAATTGATCCGGACCGGGTCATCACCGATTCGTTCGACTACGCGGTGACGTAA